A single window of Desulfovibrio inopinatus DSM 10711 DNA harbors:
- the sctJ gene encoding type III secretion system inner membrane ring lipoprotein SctJ → MSRTTGRKHVCLALIVLVCLLLAGCKVELYSDVEEREANEMLTALMSSGVDATKTATKKGKWTVMVEEAELPRAMMLLEQKGLPRPTYENVIEVFKQQGMISSPMVEQAKYIYALSQEVAATIADLDGVLVARVHLVLPKVDEITEKLIPASASVFVKYAYSADIPARVHDIKKLVQFSIPELSFDKVSVFLFPSDQGQLFHLPPPMEYVSVLGLRVRPGDAPMAWGVFGTAALFLVLTGVLAVILLKMRRKSGA, encoded by the coding sequence ATGTCCCGGACCACTGGAAGGAAACATGTCTGCCTTGCGCTTATTGTTTTGGTCTGCCTGCTGCTGGCAGGCTGCAAGGTGGAGTTGTATTCCGACGTAGAAGAGCGCGAAGCCAACGAAATGCTCACCGCTCTGATGAGTTCTGGTGTGGATGCTACGAAAACAGCGACGAAAAAGGGCAAGTGGACGGTTATGGTTGAAGAGGCCGAGTTGCCTCGCGCGATGATGCTTTTAGAACAGAAAGGCTTGCCCAGACCCACGTACGAGAATGTAATCGAGGTGTTTAAACAACAGGGCATGATCTCTTCGCCTATGGTGGAGCAAGCCAAGTATATCTACGCTCTGTCCCAAGAGGTCGCTGCAACTATTGCAGACCTGGATGGTGTGCTTGTAGCCCGAGTGCATCTTGTATTGCCAAAAGTGGATGAAATAACTGAGAAACTCATCCCGGCATCTGCGTCGGTGTTCGTAAAATACGCGTATAGCGCGGATATTCCGGCGCGGGTGCATGATATTAAGAAGTTGGTCCAATTCTCCATCCCCGAGCTTTCGTTCGATAAAGTGTCTGTGTTCTTGTTTCCCAGCGATCAAGGACAATTGTTCCACCTCCCGCCGCCGATGGAGTACGTCAGTGTGCTGGGACTGCGTGTGCGACCGGGGGATGCTCCCATGGCCTGGGGGGTCTTCGGCACAGCGGCTTTATTTTTGGTTCTGACTGGGGTTCTCGCCGTTATCTTGCTGAAGATGCGGAGGAAAAGTGGTGCCTAA
- a CDS encoding EscI/YscI/HrpB family type III secretion system inner rod protein: MVGPVASQISKVALEQAKDHLGDKTQDAAEKSDVSRFDQAMKKGDTHGIQQGQPQPYLETPHDTPPGGVKGTTGDSILNKLSQMSGEFRKEGRQIVQDVDKPELSESDLIKAQLATAKLTTDETVTSETAGKVDKGVESLLRGD, translated from the coding sequence ATGGTTGGACCCGTTGCAAGTCAGATAAGCAAGGTTGCCCTGGAGCAAGCGAAAGATCACCTTGGCGACAAAACGCAAGATGCCGCAGAGAAGAGTGATGTATCACGCTTTGACCAGGCCATGAAGAAAGGGGATACCCACGGTATCCAACAAGGACAGCCACAGCCGTATCTGGAGACTCCTCATGATACGCCTCCCGGTGGGGTCAAAGGAACCACCGGCGATTCTATCCTGAATAAGCTCTCCCAGATGTCGGGAGAGTTCAGAAAGGAGGGACGACAGATCGTTCAGGATGTGGACAAGCCTGAACTTTCGGAGTCGGACCTGATCAAAGCACAGCTGGCGACTGCCAAGCTTACTACAGACGAAACCGTTACTTCCGAGACGGCCGGCAAAGTCGATAAGGGCGTGGAATCGTTACTCCGCGGCGATTAA
- a CDS encoding tetratricopeptide repeat protein → MDFDAKYLQLAAHIGFAASHARRYDEAKTIFEGLHAFRPEQEGPIIGLASVSMARGHHKEAEQMLDKEILSKTPDSLGGRTYKGMSLALQRRPDEAKVILDSVIKDDSNAPEAKLAKGLLEFINTM, encoded by the coding sequence ATGGATTTTGACGCGAAATATTTGCAGCTCGCCGCTCACATAGGCTTTGCGGCCTCCCACGCTCGGCGTTACGATGAGGCGAAAACTATCTTCGAAGGGTTGCACGCCTTTCGACCGGAACAAGAAGGGCCAATTATTGGTCTTGCGTCCGTCTCCATGGCAAGGGGACATCATAAAGAGGCTGAACAAATGCTGGACAAAGAGATTTTGTCCAAAACACCGGACAGCCTTGGTGGCCGTACGTACAAAGGGATGTCTTTGGCCTTGCAGCGTCGTCCTGATGAAGCAAAAGTCATACTGGATTCCGTCATCAAGGACGATAGCAACGCTCCAGAGGCAAAGCTCGCAAAAGGGCTACTTGAATTCATCAATACGATGTAA
- a CDS encoding EscF/YscF/HrpA family type III secretion system needle major subunit, with translation MSLLDQVQQSMSSSVQSQQDQLASAASESSSNNSPQEMMKLQESADNYSISMEMESDLMKTITSTEKAIAQNIR, from the coding sequence ATGTCATTGCTGGATCAGGTACAACAGTCTATGAGCAGTTCCGTGCAATCGCAGCAGGATCAGCTTGCCAGCGCGGCAAGCGAAAGCAGCTCAAACAACAGCCCGCAAGAGATGATGAAGCTACAGGAATCCGCTGATAACTATTCCATTTCAATGGAAATGGAGAGTGACTTGATGAAAACGATCACCTCTACGGAAAAGGCCATCGCCCAGAATATCCGATAA